The following are encoded together in the Triticum dicoccoides isolate Atlit2015 ecotype Zavitan chromosome 6B, WEW_v2.0, whole genome shotgun sequence genome:
- the LOC119320063 gene encoding uncharacterized protein LOC119320063 has protein sequence MAACLRRRRPCSLPEGGDLHSEILLRLPPQPSSLRRASAVWRRFLSDPAFRRRFRIHHRRGALLLGSFIHYPGITFQPALDAPDGLPLEQFRLKLDDHYIALGWRHGLALFFLPIRLQVLVWDPLAGHQLRLAVPPDFEFDGANSTVSGAVLRAAGDVDHFRVVLVGCDGEQPRTVLACVYSSETGVWGDCVSAPIPSEGLFIFRGQPAMLAGDRLHWSVTVAGSRSILKFDLDTQSLDLSLLPGDYYTPLSPVAFTIVRAEGGRMGFLFLYRFTAELWSTKRNRNGVVLWVRGRSIELDRLLGLNSEKEPPQMIGYAEENNALFFRTADADYMVHLESLQFNKLPKTAVGSYYHPFETVHTRGITGGNE, from the coding sequence ATGGCGgcctgcctccgccgccgccgcccctgctcgCTGCCGGAAGGCGGCGACCTgcactccgagatcctcctccgcctccccccgCAGCCCTCCTCCCTCCGGCGCGCCTCCGCCGTCTGGCGCCGCTTCCTCTCCGACCCCGCcttccgccgccgcttccgcatccACCACCGCCGCGGCGCTCTCCTCCTCGGCTCCTTCATCCATTACCCCGGAATCACCTTCCAGCCAGCTCTGGACGCCCCCGACGGCCTCCCCCTCGAGCAATTCCGCCTGAAGCTCGACGACCACTACATCGCCCTCGGATGGCGCCACGGCCTCGCGCTCTTCTTCCTCCCGATCCGGCTCCAGGTGCTTGTGTGGGACCCCCTCGCCGGCCACCAGCTCCGCCTCGCCGTTCCTCCGGATTTCGAGTTCGACGGGGCGAACAGTACTGTCAGCGGGGCGGTGCTTCGCGCCGCCGGAGACGTCGACCACTTCCGGGTGGTCCTGGTAGGCTGCGATGGGGAGCAGCCTAGAACGGTGCTCGCCTGCGTTTACTCGTCGGAGACCGGCGTATGGGGTGATTGCGTCTCAGCGCCGATTCCATCCGAGGGTTTGTTCATTTTCAGGGGCCAGCCCGCTATGCTGGCAGGGGATCGCCTTCACTGGTCTGTTACCGTGGCGGGATCAAGAAGTATCCTCAAGTTTGATTTGGATACGCAGAGCCTGGATCTGAGCTTGCTGCCAGGGGATTATTACACCCCGCTCAGTCCCGTCGCATTCACGATTGTGCGAGCAGAGGGTGGTCGGATGGGTTTCCTGTTCTTATACCGATTTACCGCCGAATTGTGGAGTACGAAGCGCAATCGTAACGGTGTTGTTCTATGGGTGCGAGGAAGAAGCATTGAACTGGACAGGCTACTTGGACTGAATTCAGAGAAAGAGCCCCCACAGATGATAGGGTATGCGGAGGAAAACAATGCGTTGTTCTTCAGGACAGCTGACGCTGACTACATGGTCCATCTTGAGTCATTGCAGTTCAATAAACTCCCCAAGACAGCCGTCGGTTCTTACTATCATCCATTCGAAACTGTCCATACTCGAG